A window from Leptothermofonsia sichuanensis E412 encodes these proteins:
- a CDS encoding sigma 54-interacting transcriptional regulator — MEQAEQIAWLRQNTSLESLSEETLRAIAAVIQEEPFQENRRLLLEDTVPEALYILKTGRLESYRTSKTSLAQAVSLLPGSILNLKELLLNQSVEQTVITLSDGVLWVIPKATFLAIAQQYPEISQIFSRQLATELDQVSAQLVYERERQTALRPYLVPKVKRGIIGTSRYAVRLRQEIRKASQDRQSVLIFGEPGLGKDNVAGLIHFGSSDRHEPMIKINCDTIQASGAELFGRAGGRPGLIEWLGGGTLLLNNVQELTTELQEKLVTLLETGEYTPVERQGEPPPTPRQCQARILMTSEKVLPVLERKGLVGHVIKVPPLRVRKADISAQVEYYLSLTCRARGFPKPEVTPEAIRRLQGYDFPGNLTELESMVERALLQANGATELTEEVFWSVDTKGRRFRVNLLNLYPNLRKFLRSPWYPDRINYGFTLGFFAVVVAVLMLGPQSRDSNFALNLFWAWWWLLILVVFPFLGRIWCAFCPFMIYGELAQKVSLWLYPRKLLPWNRQAAEKWGGWFLFSLFSLILLWEELWNLENTAYLSGCLLLLITAGAVIFSLLFERRFWCRYLCPIGGMNGLFAKLSMTELRAQQGICSATCTTYQCYKGGPQKGEGMETGGCPLYSHPAQLEDNRDCVLCMTCLKACPHRSVEFNLRPPGIELWTTHTPTYPEVCLLFLLFGAVFLHRLPEIEAEFGWDLYLDHFAIHAGVSLLALLVPAAIALLADTLIRLIHTLRHHVFPRPFLELAYGYLPLVLAANLAHYLRLGLTEMGRIIPVTFATFGFGTANLPVAIAHPAVIAFLQAVTLILGFWLSVFLTQKIARQSFWNLLPQHLAMVVIGSLLWKVIVGW, encoded by the coding sequence GTGGAACAGGCAGAACAAATCGCATGGCTCAGACAAAACACCAGCCTGGAATCTTTATCTGAAGAAACATTAAGGGCGATCGCCGCCGTCATTCAGGAAGAACCATTTCAGGAAAACCGCCGCCTCCTGCTGGAGGATACGGTACCGGAGGCGCTGTATATCCTCAAAACAGGTCGGCTGGAAAGTTACCGTACCAGCAAAACCAGCCTTGCCCAGGCCGTCAGTCTTCTACCTGGCAGCATTTTGAATCTGAAAGAATTGCTGTTGAACCAGTCCGTTGAGCAGACGGTCATCACCTTGAGTGATGGGGTATTGTGGGTGATTCCGAAAGCAACATTTCTGGCGATCGCCCAACAATATCCTGAAATCAGTCAAATTTTTTCGCGCCAGTTAGCCACCGAACTGGATCAGGTTTCTGCCCAACTCGTCTATGAACGGGAACGGCAAACCGCCCTCCGTCCCTACCTGGTGCCCAAAGTGAAACGGGGCATTATTGGCACCAGCCGTTATGCCGTACGGCTACGTCAGGAGATTCGCAAAGCATCTCAAGATCGGCAATCGGTTCTTATCTTTGGGGAACCAGGATTGGGAAAAGACAATGTAGCGGGGTTAATTCACTTTGGTTCCAGCGATCGCCATGAGCCGATGATTAAAATTAACTGCGACACCATTCAAGCCAGCGGAGCAGAACTATTTGGGCGGGCCGGGGGCAGGCCTGGACTGATTGAGTGGCTGGGGGGAGGCACCCTCTTGTTGAACAATGTTCAAGAACTGACCACGGAGCTTCAGGAAAAACTGGTGACCCTGCTGGAAACAGGTGAATACACGCCAGTGGAGCGGCAGGGCGAACCCCCGCCTACTCCCCGCCAGTGTCAGGCACGTATCCTGATGACTTCTGAGAAAGTATTACCCGTTCTGGAACGTAAAGGGCTGGTAGGGCATGTCATTAAAGTGCCCCCCCTGCGAGTGCGCAAAGCTGATATCAGTGCCCAGGTTGAGTATTATCTGAGCCTGACCTGTCGGGCCAGAGGATTTCCAAAACCTGAGGTGACTCCCGAAGCCATCCGTCGGCTTCAAGGCTATGACTTTCCCGGCAACCTGACTGAGTTAGAGAGCATGGTGGAACGGGCGCTGTTACAGGCAAATGGAGCTACTGAACTGACCGAAGAAGTGTTCTGGTCCGTGGATACCAAGGGCAGACGATTTCGGGTGAATCTCCTGAATCTTTACCCCAACCTGCGCAAGTTTCTCCGGAGTCCCTGGTATCCCGATCGCATCAACTATGGCTTCACCCTGGGCTTCTTTGCTGTAGTGGTCGCAGTCCTGATGCTGGGACCCCAAAGCCGGGATAGCAACTTTGCCCTGAATCTCTTCTGGGCATGGTGGTGGCTTTTAATTCTGGTAGTTTTTCCATTTCTGGGACGCATCTGGTGTGCCTTTTGCCCGTTTATGATCTATGGCGAACTGGCGCAGAAAGTATCCCTCTGGCTTTATCCCCGTAAACTGCTGCCCTGGAATCGTCAGGCAGCCGAAAAGTGGGGTGGCTGGTTTCTGTTCAGTCTGTTCAGCCTGATTTTGTTGTGGGAAGAACTGTGGAATCTGGAAAATACGGCCTATTTATCGGGATGCCTGCTGCTGTTGATTACGGCAGGAGCAGTTATTTTTTCCCTGCTGTTTGAACGCCGGTTCTGGTGCCGTTACCTCTGCCCCATTGGAGGCATGAATGGGCTGTTTGCCAAGCTATCGATGACCGAACTGCGGGCACAGCAGGGCATTTGTTCCGCCACCTGCACCACCTACCAGTGCTATAAGGGAGGACCGCAGAAGGGCGAAGGCATGGAAACAGGTGGCTGTCCCCTCTACTCCCATCCCGCCCAACTGGAAGACAACCGGGACTGTGTTCTCTGCATGACCTGCCTCAAAGCCTGTCCCCACCGTTCAGTTGAATTTAATTTGCGCCCACCCGGAATCGAACTGTGGACAACCCACACGCCCACCTATCCTGAAGTTTGCCTCCTGTTTCTGCTGTTTGGGGCGGTGTTTCTCCATCGCTTACCTGAAATTGAAGCCGAATTTGGCTGGGACCTGTATCTGGACCATTTTGCCATTCATGCTGGAGTGTCGCTGCTGGCGTTGCTGGTGCCCGCTGCGATCGCCCTCCTTGCCGATACGCTGATTCGACTGATTCATACCCTGCGCCACCACGTCTTTCCCCGCCCCTTTCTGGAACTTGCCTACGGCTATCTGCCCCTGGTTTTAGCTGCGAATCTGGCCCATTATCTGCGCCTGGGATTGACCGAAATGGGGCGAATCATCCCGGTTACCTTTGCTACCTTTGGGTTTGGCACTGCCAATCTTCCGGTTGCCATTGCCCATCCTGCTGTCATTGCCTTTTTGCAGGCAGTTACACTGATTTTGGGTTTCTGGTTGAGTGTGTTTCTAACTCAAAAAATTGCCCGCCAGTCTTTCTGGAACCTGCTACCTCAACACCTGGCAATGGTTGTGATCGGCTCCTTACTGTGGAAGGTGATCGTAGGGTGGTAA
- a CDS encoding SRPBCC family protein: MSDQRVFEQSVQINASATIVERCITDRTLMHRWLNPALRCEPIGDWSTELGSQSRFIIQVPLLQPSLKSVVVEREPGLVVWEFNGFFKGRDRWECNPEPTGTRLLNRFEFEIPNPFVRFGFNTFASSWTQTDMQAQLQRLKQVAEEVYQREGVAG, from the coding sequence ATGTCAGATCAGAGAGTTTTCGAGCAATCCGTCCAGATTAATGCCAGTGCCACCATCGTCGAGCGGTGCATTACCGATCGCACCCTGATGCATCGCTGGTTAAACCCTGCCCTCCGATGCGAACCCATTGGTGACTGGTCAACGGAACTGGGCAGTCAGAGTCGCTTCATCATTCAAGTACCGTTGTTGCAGCCCAGCTTAAAGAGCGTGGTGGTGGAACGAGAACCGGGACTGGTTGTTTGGGAATTTAACGGCTTTTTCAAGGGGCGCGATCGCTGGGAGTGCAACCCGGAACCGACAGGGACTCGCCTGCTGAACCGATTTGAGTTTGAAATTCCCAACCCCTTTGTTCGGTTTGGCTTTAATACGTTTGCCTCCTCCTGGACTCAAACCGATATGCAGGCACAGTTACAGCGGCTGAAACAGGTTGCTGAGGAAGTTTACCAGCGAGAAGGGGTTGCTGGATAG
- a CDS encoding OmpA family protein, which produces MSKRTEPALILAFLITAGLSVGGLWLLNRVSPGLIPGLSSQTAPLADGNSTDSQQKVQLTILGDTFSGYSTFRSATFQDALKESGISLRYEDEFDQAKRVTRLNQGQADLIVTTLDQFLKQKPAGKIVGLIDRTVGADAVVLNTRKYPSLKSLLDLNQVVNQARANGRSLGMTFAGDTPSEYLALVLDTKFEAFNLQDFQINKVEDASEAWKQLQDPNQDVAIAIIWEPFVTQARQQGYTVVLSSKDAPEAIVDVVIASNRLLQSQPQVISEFLEAYYRRIDSNVRDGSQLQAQIAEDGKLSASDAAAVLQGIDFFTAAEAQEWMTSGTLTRRINSTAAVLALTGRLNQVPQKPEALFTSQFIARAANNTKTLVDLVRADNPALADRLSGKGRAIAPTQKLTVSQVKAAPAIGNLQVRGEVSFGVGSADLTPAGEKTLNQLVQEINEFNTQTVAVRVIGHTSRTGSASINQTLSQQRAQVVVNYLRGKGIRHNITAEGKGFNEPIPGISPENSRNQRTEIRLVRIN; this is translated from the coding sequence ATGAGTAAGCGTACTGAGCCAGCCCTGATTCTGGCATTTTTGATTACAGCTGGTTTGAGCGTTGGGGGACTCTGGCTATTGAACAGGGTTTCACCTGGCTTGATTCCCGGTTTGTCCAGCCAAACGGCTCCACTGGCAGATGGCAACTCAACTGACTCGCAGCAAAAGGTTCAGCTAACCATCTTAGGAGACACCTTTAGCGGTTACAGTACCTTTCGTAGTGCTACGTTTCAGGATGCCCTGAAAGAGTCTGGAATCAGCCTCCGCTATGAGGATGAATTTGATCAGGCAAAGCGAGTTACGCGCCTTAATCAGGGACAGGCAGACCTGATCGTAACAACACTGGATCAGTTTCTGAAGCAGAAGCCAGCAGGCAAAATTGTGGGATTAATTGACCGCACCGTGGGAGCTGACGCTGTGGTGCTGAATACGCGGAAATATCCCTCGCTCAAGTCTTTGCTGGATCTGAACCAGGTGGTCAACCAGGCGCGGGCAAATGGGCGATCGCTGGGCATGACCTTTGCTGGGGATACCCCCAGTGAATATCTGGCACTGGTGCTGGATACAAAGTTTGAGGCTTTTAATCTGCAAGATTTTCAGATCAACAAGGTCGAAGATGCTTCAGAAGCCTGGAAACAGTTACAGGATCCCAATCAAGATGTTGCCATTGCCATCATCTGGGAGCCATTTGTGACCCAGGCGCGGCAACAGGGGTATACCGTAGTCCTCTCCAGTAAAGATGCCCCAGAGGCGATTGTGGATGTGGTCATTGCCTCGAATCGTCTGCTCCAATCTCAGCCTCAAGTGATCTCTGAATTTCTGGAAGCCTACTACCGTCGCATAGATAGCAACGTTCGGGATGGTTCTCAACTCCAGGCGCAAATTGCCGAAGATGGCAAATTGTCTGCCAGTGATGCTGCTGCCGTTTTACAGGGAATTGATTTTTTCACAGCAGCGGAAGCACAGGAATGGATGACCAGTGGCACACTAACCCGACGGATTAACTCAACCGCAGCGGTGTTAGCCCTGACCGGGCGACTGAACCAGGTGCCTCAGAAGCCAGAAGCCCTGTTCACCAGCCAGTTCATTGCCAGAGCAGCCAATAACACGAAAACCCTGGTTGATCTGGTGCGGGCAGACAACCCGGCCCTGGCAGATCGACTTTCTGGTAAGGGGAGAGCGATCGCCCCGACCCAAAAGCTGACAGTCAGCCAGGTCAAAGCGGCTCCGGCCATTGGCAATCTACAGGTACGGGGTGAAGTCAGTTTTGGGGTAGGCTCAGCCGACTTAACGCCTGCTGGCGAAAAAACACTGAATCAACTGGTGCAGGAGATCAACGAGTTCAATACCCAGACCGTTGCTGTGCGTGTGATTGGACACACCTCGCGCACTGGCTCCGCCAGCATCAACCAGACGCTCAGTCAACAACGGGCACAGGTTGTGGTGAACTATCTGCGGGGGAAAGGGATTCGGCACAACATCACAGCAGAGGGCAAAGGCTTCAACGAACCCATTCCCGGAATTTCCCCCGAAAACTCCCGCAACCAGCGTACTGAGATTCGTCTGGTCAGGATTAATTAA
- a CDS encoding helix-turn-helix domain-containing protein: MPAPLSVDLRQRIMAAYEAQEGSQRQLAERFKVSLSFIRDLRRHYCETGTVEPKAHGGGAIAKLGKEQLPIVEALVTAQPDALLKELCERFAQQSGVEVSISTMQQAVSKLKLSVKKKH, translated from the coding sequence ATGCCCGCCCCTCTGTCAGTTGATCTACGGCAACGAATCATGGCAGCCTATGAAGCTCAAGAAGGATCACAACGGCAACTGGCAGAGCGCTTCAAGGTGAGCTTATCGTTCATTCGAGATCTAAGGCGACACTATTGTGAGACAGGCACCGTGGAGCCTAAAGCGCACGGAGGAGGAGCCATTGCCAAGTTGGGCAAAGAGCAGTTGCCCATCGTTGAAGCCCTAGTCACGGCTCAACCGGATGCCCTACTCAAGGAGTTGTGTGAACGCTTTGCCCAACAAAGTGGAGTGGAGGTGAGTATATCAACCATGCAACAGGCTGTGTCTAAGCTCAAGCTCAGCGTCAAAAAAAAACACTGA
- a CDS encoding IS630 family transposase yields the protein MRFAYRLWSFTIDPRNLVFIDETGIHLAMTRLSGRAPIGERLYDTEAPGDGGKNISLIGGMSIDGLIASMSIVGSVNTDVFLFYIQEILIPQLWVGAIVLMDNLPVHHASVVQAAIESVGAKVVFLPPYSPDLSPIELCWSKLKQLLHSAKARTQEALDQALTRIINECISADDALGWFNHCGLFI from the coding sequence TTGCGGTTTGCTTATCGCCTGTGGAGTTTTACAATCGACCCGCGCAACTTGGTTTTCATTGATGAAACGGGCATCCATCTGGCAATGACTCGTTTGTCTGGTCGTGCCCCCATCGGTGAACGCTTGTATGACACTGAGGCTCCTGGCGATGGGGGCAAGAATATCTCGTTGATTGGTGGCATGAGTATTGATGGGTTGATTGCTAGCATGAGTATTGTTGGCAGTGTCAATACTGACGTGTTCTTGTTCTACATCCAGGAGATTCTGATTCCGCAATTGTGGGTAGGGGCGATCGTGCTGATGGATAATCTACCCGTGCATCATGCTTCAGTCGTGCAAGCGGCAATTGAATCGGTTGGAGCCAAGGTTGTGTTTCTGCCGCCTTATTCCCCAGACCTTTCACCGATTGAACTATGTTGGTCAAAACTCAAGCAGCTCCTGCATTCAGCCAAGGCTCGAACGCAGGAAGCGCTCGACCAAGCTTTAACCAGGATTATCAACGAGTGTATTTCTGCTGACGATGCCCTTGGCTGGTTCAATCACTGTGGCTTATTCATCTGA
- a CDS encoding CHAD domain-containing protein — translation MATKTAKKSKQQSTSSLQSLTLGDFAYTVIKEQYHSFMKLEKKVLADKDPEHLHHMRVGTRRLRTALQVFGQVVELPKAAQAKRIGALARILGDLRDLDVQIGDLETVYRPCLSKSEQALLDDVITSLQRDRRRAFDAVEDALTRSRYQELKTAYDVWLSEPRYTILAQLSLQPLLPDLLSPLLSTLLLHPGWLIPATDISDEANRILHDLRKACKHARYQAEFFLPLYGESFKEWIGDVKAIQDSLGKVHDGQVLLELLAEHLPARATLPRLEASIRQAQDEAMADWETVRQKYLDPAFRWQLHKMLLEPDPGT, via the coding sequence ATGGCTACGAAAACTGCGAAAAAGAGTAAACAGCAATCGACTTCCAGCCTGCAATCCCTCACCCTGGGTGATTTTGCCTATACCGTCATCAAAGAGCAATATCACTCATTCATGAAGCTGGAAAAGAAGGTTCTGGCAGATAAAGACCCTGAACATCTCCACCACATGCGGGTCGGTACTCGCAGACTCCGCACGGCTTTACAGGTATTTGGTCAGGTTGTAGAACTCCCAAAAGCTGCTCAGGCAAAACGAATTGGTGCGCTGGCACGCATTCTGGGTGATTTACGGGATTTAGATGTTCAAATTGGTGATTTAGAGACGGTTTACCGCCCGTGCTTAAGCAAGTCAGAGCAAGCGTTGCTGGATGATGTGATTACCTCTCTCCAGCGCGATCGCCGCCGTGCTTTTGACGCCGTTGAGGATGCCCTGACGCGATCGCGCTATCAAGAATTGAAAACCGCCTATGATGTCTGGCTGAGTGAACCTCGATACACCATCCTGGCACAACTGTCCCTGCAACCATTACTGCCAGACCTGCTCAGTCCCTTGCTTTCAACGCTGTTGCTCCATCCCGGTTGGCTGATTCCAGCAACAGACATTTCTGACGAAGCCAACCGGATCCTCCACGATCTGCGGAAAGCCTGCAAACATGCCCGCTACCAGGCAGAGTTTTTCCTGCCCCTCTATGGGGAATCTTTTAAGGAGTGGATTGGAGATGTGAAAGCAATTCAGGACTCGCTGGGCAAGGTGCATGACGGTCAGGTTTTACTTGAACTGCTGGCAGAACACCTGCCTGCGCGGGCAACCCTACCTAGACTGGAAGCCTCGATCCGCCAGGCTCAGGATGAGGCTATGGCAGACTGGGAAACGGTGCGACAGAAATATCTAGATCCGGCATTTCGCTGGCAACTTCACAAGATGCTGTTAGAACCGGATCCAGGCACCTGA
- the phoU gene encoding phosphate signaling complex protein PhoU: MNRPKQTTRTHFERQLKRIQQDVLRMGALVENSFLLARQALFERNLEAPPQIALQDKQIDHYYRQIEQDCVSLIALQAPVAQDLRLLSAIMQLVRDLERIGDYAEDLGEIAVRLFPYPVPPYMGQVLMMCDRCRAMLAMSLAALSDLDAESGLAIKIRDDAVDLDYETLYNALAQQRDVPGVLEPIILMVLVIRHMERMADHATNIGKRVAYIVTGHR, translated from the coding sequence TTGAATAGACCCAAGCAAACCACACGAACGCATTTTGAACGCCAGCTCAAACGCATCCAGCAGGATGTTTTGCGGATGGGTGCCCTGGTAGAGAACTCTTTCTTGCTGGCGCGTCAGGCATTGTTTGAACGCAATCTGGAAGCCCCCCCTCAGATCGCCCTCCAGGATAAGCAGATCGATCATTACTACCGTCAAATTGAGCAGGACTGCGTTAGCCTGATTGCTTTGCAAGCTCCGGTTGCCCAGGATCTGCGTCTGTTGAGTGCCATTATGCAACTGGTGCGCGATCTGGAACGGATTGGAGATTACGCCGAGGATCTCGGAGAAATCGCCGTGCGGCTGTTTCCCTACCCCGTTCCTCCCTACATGGGGCAAGTGCTGATGATGTGCGATCGCTGCCGGGCAATGCTGGCAATGAGTTTAGCGGCCCTGTCTGACCTGGACGCTGAATCAGGGCTGGCAATTAAGATTCGGGATGATGCCGTTGACCTGGACTATGAAACCCTCTATAACGCCCTGGCTCAGCAGCGGGATGTGCCTGGTGTGCTTGAACCAATCATCCTGATGGTCCTGGTTATTCGCCACATGGAACGAATGGCAGATCATGCCACGAATATTGGTAAGCGAGTGGCATACATTGTGACCGGGCATCGGTAG
- the hflX gene encoding GTPase HflX yields MPRYGAERLSGIRCISTQLKLEPPSEPILTAMAIQRLDTLVTLALSGGGFERRGGGATGYVKATYLAHLLPHPETAWTVSPPLSLDVLVNQDFLRLVEGLEEEFRREYVARQVDRDQDQVLIVGLMTDKETPQQFQDGLMELARLVETAGGEVLQTLQQRRPRPHPQTVVGEGKVQEIALTAQTIGATLVVFDRDLSPAQVRNLEGQIGTRVVDRTEVILDIFAQRARSGAGKLQVELAQLEYRLPRLAGRGQAMSRLGGGIGTRGPGETKLETERRAIQRRISRLQQEVNQLQAHRARLRQRRQHQEVPSVAVVGYTNAGKSTLLNVLTNAEVYTADQLFATLDPTTRRLMIPDALTQEPRSILLTDTVGFIHELPPSLVDAFRATLEEVTEADALLHVVDLSHPAWKNQIQSVMTILAEMPIAPGPLLLAFNKIDQVEGDRLAHAQEEYPQAVFISASDRLGLETLRLRLGQLVHYAMSS; encoded by the coding sequence TTGCCCCGCTATGGGGCTGAGCGGCTGAGCGGCATTCGGTGTATTTCTACCCAGTTAAAACTGGAACCGCCCAGCGAACCGATTTTGACGGCAATGGCAATCCAGCGGTTGGATACACTGGTGACGTTGGCTCTCAGTGGTGGAGGGTTTGAGCGGCGGGGTGGGGGAGCCACGGGTTATGTCAAAGCCACGTACCTGGCCCATCTCCTGCCCCATCCTGAAACTGCCTGGACCGTATCACCACCATTAAGTTTAGATGTGCTGGTCAATCAGGATTTTCTGCGGCTGGTGGAAGGGCTGGAGGAAGAGTTTCGCCGGGAATACGTTGCCCGTCAGGTTGATCGGGATCAGGATCAGGTTTTAATTGTTGGGTTAATGACAGATAAAGAGACGCCCCAACAATTTCAGGACGGGCTGATGGAACTGGCACGCCTGGTCGAAACAGCCGGAGGCGAAGTGCTGCAAACTCTGCAACAGCGCCGTCCTCGCCCCCATCCTCAAACCGTAGTGGGGGAGGGCAAGGTACAGGAAATTGCCCTGACTGCCCAAACCATTGGGGCAACCCTGGTGGTATTTGACCGGGATCTGTCCCCGGCTCAAGTGAGAAACCTGGAAGGTCAGATCGGGACACGGGTGGTTGACCGGACGGAGGTCATCCTAGATATTTTTGCGCAGCGGGCACGCTCCGGAGCTGGAAAGTTGCAGGTAGAGCTGGCCCAACTGGAGTACCGACTGCCCCGTCTGGCAGGGCGAGGGCAGGCAATGTCTCGACTGGGGGGTGGGATCGGTACCAGGGGTCCCGGGGAAACGAAATTAGAAACAGAACGGCGGGCAATTCAGCGGCGAATCTCCCGGTTACAGCAAGAGGTAAACCAGTTGCAGGCCCATCGTGCCCGTTTGCGGCAGCGGCGGCAGCATCAGGAAGTTCCTTCTGTAGCTGTGGTGGGCTATACCAACGCCGGTAAATCGACGCTTCTGAATGTGTTGACCAATGCGGAAGTCTATACGGCAGACCAGTTGTTTGCGACCCTTGATCCAACAACCCGTCGCCTGATGATTCCGGACGCACTGACCCAGGAACCCCGATCGATTTTGCTGACCGATACGGTTGGGTTTATCCATGAACTGCCACCTTCTCTGGTGGATGCTTTCCGGGCAACCCTGGAGGAAGTCACAGAAGCCGATGCCCTGCTGCACGTTGTTGACCTTTCCCATCCGGCATGGAAAAACCAGATCCAGTCTGTGATGACCATTCTGGCTGAAATGCCGATCGCCCCCGGTCCCCTCCTGCTTGCCTTTAACAAAATTGACCAGGTAGAGGGCGATCGCCTCGCCCATGCTCAGGAAGAGTATCCCCAGGCGGTTTTCATTTCTGCCAGCGATCGCCTGGGTCTGGAAACCCTCCGGCTGCGATTAGGGCAATTGGTGCATTATGCGATGTCATCCTAA
- a CDS encoding polysaccharide deacetylase family protein — MITTAPSPKLPELEEIRSGLPNICGWETVVQLVANHNEPVFLPQASLHLEHISAGFACALHMHQPTIPAGANGELIGNLQHMFEHPGEGDNHNAGIFAWCYSRMGDFILELVGNGCHPRIMLDYSGNLLWGLRQMGRDDILDNLKRLACDPRYQPYVEWLGTMWSHAVVPSTPIPDIKLHIQAWQHHFAAIFGYEALKRVKGFSPPEMHMPNHPDTLYEYIKALKDCGYRWLMVQEHSVEQLDGSGLTHDQKYIPNRLIARNSCGEVIHMTVLIKTQGSDTKLVAQMQPYHEAKSRDRQRIGEQWVPACVTQIADGENGGVMMNEFPRDFQPVWYEIKENGRRATGVVGLNGTEYIELIEAAGVNPEDYPEIQAVQQHKIWQRVDPENATPEAVEQAITELKEIDHQFHMDGASWTNDLSWVRGYENVLEPMTQLSAAFHQKFDPLVQADPSVTQQAEYQQALLYNLLLQTSCFRYWGQGTWTNYAHELYRRGKAAIGE; from the coding sequence ATGATTACAACAGCACCCTCTCCAAAGCTTCCTGAACTGGAAGAGATCCGCTCAGGACTGCCCAATATCTGTGGTTGGGAAACCGTGGTTCAACTGGTTGCGAATCATAATGAACCGGTCTTTCTACCTCAGGCCTCTCTCCATCTGGAGCATATTTCAGCCGGGTTTGCCTGTGCCCTGCACATGCATCAACCCACCATTCCAGCCGGGGCAAACGGCGAACTCATTGGTAATCTCCAGCATATGTTCGAGCATCCGGGGGAAGGAGATAACCACAATGCCGGCATTTTTGCCTGGTGCTACTCCCGCATGGGAGATTTCATTCTTGAGCTGGTAGGTAACGGTTGCCACCCACGCATCATGCTGGACTATTCGGGTAACCTGCTCTGGGGGCTGCGCCAGATGGGACGAGATGACATTCTCGATAACCTGAAACGTCTTGCCTGCGATCCACGCTATCAACCCTATGTTGAATGGTTGGGAACAATGTGGAGTCATGCTGTGGTACCGTCCACCCCCATTCCCGACATCAAGCTCCATATTCAGGCGTGGCAACATCATTTTGCAGCCATCTTTGGCTATGAGGCGCTGAAGCGAGTCAAGGGCTTTTCCCCTCCAGAAATGCACATGCCCAACCACCCAGATACTTTATACGAGTACATCAAAGCACTGAAAGACTGTGGCTATCGCTGGTTAATGGTGCAGGAACATTCCGTTGAGCAGTTGGACGGTTCCGGGTTGACCCATGACCAGAAGTACATTCCCAATCGTCTGATTGCCCGCAACTCTTGTGGTGAAGTAATTCACATGACCGTCCTGATTAAAACTCAGGGATCAGATACAAAACTGGTCGCTCAGATGCAACCCTATCACGAAGCGAAAAGTCGCGATAGACAGCGGATTGGGGAACAGTGGGTTCCTGCCTGCGTCACCCAGATCGCTGATGGAGAGAATGGTGGCGTCATGATGAATGAGTTTCCCCGTGATTTTCAGCCGGTCTGGTATGAGATCAAAGAAAATGGTCGTCGGGCAACGGGGGTTGTTGGTTTGAATGGGACTGAGTATATTGAGTTAATCGAAGCAGCGGGGGTTAACCCGGAGGATTACCCTGAAATTCAGGCGGTACAGCAGCATAAGATCTGGCAACGGGTGGATCCTGAAAATGCCACTCCAGAAGCCGTGGAACAGGCAATCACTGAACTGAAAGAAATTGACCATCAGTTCCACATGGATGGTGCATCCTGGACAAATGATCTGAGTTGGGTCAGAGGTTACGAAAACGTCCTGGAACCCATGACCCAACTCAGCGCCGCCTTCCATCAAAAGTTTGACCCATTAGTCCAGGCAGATCCTTCTGTCACCCAGCAGGCAGAGTACCAGCAAGCGCTGCTGTATAATCTCCTGTTGCAAACAAGCTGCTTCCGCTATTGGGGGCAGGGTACCTGGACCAATTATGCCCATGAGCTTTACCGGCGAGGGAAAGCAGCTATAGGAGAATAG